Below is a window of Pseudomonadota bacterium DNA.
TACCTCAAAATCAGAAGACATTCCCATGGATAGCTCAGTCATGTTTAACAAAAACTCTCTGTTTGCCTCATGCAGCGTTTCCCCGAGTCCCTTGAACACGCCCCTTACCTCTTCCGGGTCATCTACGAAGGGCGCCATCGTCATGAGTCCGACAGGCTTGATGTTTTTCAACTGATTTACCCTTTCAAGCATCCGCTTCAGGTTATCCACGGTAGTGCCCTGTTTGGTGGCTTCGCCTGAGAGATTCAATTCGAATAACACATTCATCTCCTTACCGTATCTATCAAGCAATTCAGCAAGTTCCCATCGGTCAACAGAGTGAATATAACCGAACATGCCCGGCAGAAATTTTACCTTATTTGTCTGTATATGGCCAATCATATGCCAGCTTATCTCTTCGCAAGGGGTAATCTCTTCGATCTTCTTTTTTGCTTCCTGGATATAATTTTCACCAAAATCTTTCAAACCGCACGCCATGGCTTCCTTTATTCTACCAATATCCACTCTTTTTGTCACACCAATTAAACGTACTTCTGATGCAGACCTTCCGGATCTGGCGCACGCCTTTTCAATCTTTTCCTGTACTGTTTTTATTGCATCGCCAATGTTCTGCATATGTGGTTTCTTTAGTTTCTTTAGTTTCTCTTGTTTCTCTATCAGCTATCAGCTATCAGCTATCAGCAATCAGCAATCAGCCATGAGCCAATTACGAAAGCACACCCAACGACAATAGCGCCTCTGCAACTTCGCATATGGGCAGGCCAACAACATTTGCGTATGATCCTTTTATCTCTTTTACCATGTAACCGCCCTTGCCCTGGACGGCGTATGAGCCGGCCTTATCAAAAGGTTCGGATGTTTTTATATACCGTTTAATCTCATCGTCAGACAAACCCTTTACATAAACCCTTGTCTCAACTGCATCCCTGTATGTTATGTTTCTGGATATGTTAAGGACGCAATAACCCGTAATAACCCGGTGCCACTTTCCGCTCAGAATCTTCAGCATATTGAATGCATCGCTGTCATTCTTCGGCTTTCCCAGTATCTTGCCCTTCAATACCACTACCGTATCAGCACCGATAACCCACTTATCAGGAAAGAGGTTTCCAACTTTATGTGCCTTTTCATAAGATACCCTTAGCACAAAATCCTTCGGCAGTTCATCCTTCTTTCTTCGCTCATCAATGTTCGGGGGTATAATGGAGAATGATATGCCCAGGGTTCTTAAGATATCGACCCTGCGGGTTGACTCGCTTGCCAGTATGATTGAATCGCCTTCTTTGACTTGAAACATATTCCTCTCCTATCGTAGAATAGTAAAAATATA
It encodes the following:
- a CDS encoding Maf family protein; translated protein: MFQVKEGDSIILASESTRRVDILRTLGISFSIIPPNIDERRKKDELPKDFVLRVSYEKAHKVGNLFPDKWVIGADTVVVLKGKILGKPKNDSDAFNMLKILSGKWHRVITGYCVLNISRNITYRDAVETRVYVKGLSDDEIKRYIKTSEPFDKAGSYAVQGKGGYMVKEIKGSYANVVGLPICEVAEALLSLGVLS
- a CDS encoding YggS family pyridoxal phosphate-dependent enzyme — encoded protein: MQNIGDAIKTVQEKIEKACARSGRSASEVRLIGVTKRVDIGRIKEAMACGLKDFGENYIQEAKKKIEEITPCEEISWHMIGHIQTNKVKFLPGMFGYIHSVDRWELAELLDRYGKEMNVLFELNLSGEATKQGTTVDNLKRMLERVNQLKNIKPVGLMTMAPFVDDPEEVRGVFKGLGETLHEANREFLLNMTELSMGMSSDFEV